In Calditrichota bacterium, the following are encoded in one genomic region:
- a CDS encoding ABC transporter substrate-binding protein, whose amino-acid sequence MSKIFSATSLTMALILALLFSCNKKSEPPAKKSGNTEAPRRIVSLSPSTTEILYSLNLDDRVVGVTDFCNYPPEAKQKTRLGGFLDPNFEAIASLKPDMVFILPEQQNVRNFLKEMKIPFRIVNNKTVADILGAIKIIGNVCHARKQAMALVDSLAGRIEKIRKLTQGKNRPKVLVSIGRSIGNGTLADVYAAGENTYYSELIRIAGGQNALQNKSVAYPLLSGEGLVKLNPDIIVDIIFGAAEDSIAAKAAKKDWQQLPQIKAVRENRIFVINASYAVIPGPRFIQLLDTLARIIHPEIDWENHEKTTN is encoded by the coding sequence ATGTCCAAAATATTTTCCGCCACTTCTCTAACAATGGCTCTGATACTCGCTTTGCTTTTCTCCTGCAATAAAAAATCAGAGCCACCGGCAAAAAAATCGGGAAACACTGAAGCGCCGAGGCGAATTGTCTCATTATCTCCCAGCACAACAGAGATCCTTTACTCGCTCAATCTGGACGATCGCGTGGTCGGAGTCACTGATTTTTGCAATTACCCGCCGGAAGCCAAACAAAAGACCAGACTCGGCGGGTTTCTTGATCCTAACTTTGAAGCCATTGCCTCGCTGAAGCCAGACATGGTTTTCATTCTGCCGGAACAGCAAAATGTGAGGAATTTTCTCAAAGAGATGAAAATTCCTTTTCGCATCGTCAACAACAAAACCGTGGCTGATATTTTGGGTGCGATTAAAATCATCGGCAACGTCTGCCATGCGCGAAAACAGGCGATGGCGCTCGTTGACAGTTTAGCCGGACGCATTGAAAAAATTCGCAAACTCACGCAAGGAAAAAACAGACCCAAAGTGCTCGTTTCCATTGGCAGAAGCATCGGAAACGGAACTCTGGCGGATGTTTACGCTGCCGGAGAAAATACCTATTATTCCGAATTGATACGCATCGCCGGGGGGCAAAATGCGCTGCAGAACAAATCTGTGGCTTACCCTCTGTTGTCGGGAGAAGGGCTTGTTAAATTGAATCCGGACATCATCGTTGACATCATATTTGGCGCTGCCGAGGATTCAATTGCCGCAAAGGCAGCCAAAAAGGATTGGCAGCAGCTACCGCAGATTAAAGCTGTGCGGGAAAATCGAATTTTTGTGATTAATGCCAGCTATGCGGTCATTCCGGGTCCCAGATTTATCCAATTGCTGGATACATTGGCGCGGATCATTCATCCTGAAATCGATTGGGAAAATCATGAGAAAACTACAAATTGA